In Paeniglutamicibacter kerguelensis, one genomic interval encodes:
- a CDS encoding carbohydrate ABC transporter permease — protein sequence MSTDTRTRPAPAPVKPAPKAPRAQAHRNGFISTFTVNGLLIIGSAYMVVPVLWLLFASTKNTTDLYGTGAYSFGDFSLFENISNVLAQDNGVFLRWMGNSMLYAGVGAVLGGLISVMAGYAFDKFEFRGKNSLFGFVLVGVLIPNTATVLPMYLLASLVGATNTIWAVLIPVMCNPFGVYLARVYSASYVPAETLEAARMDGAGPIRSFFSLALPMMMPGFVTIALFQFVGVWNNFMLPLVMLQDQKLLPVSVGISIWQGFAVPQPDFVPMVITGSLLSLVPLLLAFIFLQRFWKSGMNAGSIK from the coding sequence ATGAGCACAGATACCAGGACCAGACCTGCCCCCGCCCCCGTAAAGCCAGCACCCAAGGCGCCCAGGGCACAAGCCCACCGCAACGGGTTCATCAGCACCTTCACCGTCAACGGCTTGCTGATCATCGGCTCGGCCTACATGGTCGTCCCCGTGCTGTGGCTGCTCTTCGCCTCCACCAAGAACACCACCGACCTCTACGGAACCGGCGCGTACTCCTTCGGCGATTTCTCGCTGTTCGAGAACATCTCCAACGTCCTTGCCCAGGACAATGGCGTGTTCCTGCGCTGGATGGGCAACTCGATGCTTTATGCAGGCGTCGGGGCCGTGCTCGGCGGACTCATCTCCGTCATGGCCGGCTACGCGTTCGACAAGTTCGAGTTCCGAGGCAAGAACTCCCTGTTCGGCTTCGTGCTGGTCGGTGTGCTGATCCCCAACACCGCAACGGTGTTGCCCATGTACCTGCTGGCCTCGTTGGTGGGAGCGACCAACACCATCTGGGCCGTGCTCATCCCGGTGATGTGCAATCCCTTCGGCGTCTACCTGGCCCGCGTCTATTCGGCGTCATACGTCCCGGCGGAAACGCTCGAGGCCGCACGCATGGACGGTGCCGGACCCATCCGCTCGTTCTTCTCGCTGGCACTGCCCATGATGATGCCCGGCTTCGTCACCATCGCCCTGTTCCAGTTCGTCGGGGTGTGGAACAACTTCATGCTTCCGCTGGTCATGCTCCAGGACCAGAAGCTGCTGCCGGTCAGCGTGGGCATCTCGATCTGGCAGGGCTTCGCGGTTCCGCAGCCGGACTTCGTGCCCATGGTGATCACCGGCTCGCTGCTCTCGCTGGTTCCGCTGCTGCTGGCCTTCATCTTCCTGCAGCGCTTCTGGAAGTCCGGAATGAACGCGGGGAGCATCAAGTGA
- a CDS encoding DsbA family protein: MASDSQRPNKAERTASAREQAQKMRVAQEAADKRKSLFIKLGVLVAVLAVVALVAGIILQNNSGKVADAGNAPKGGNAAGGITLTSDKTLADTSGITVDVTKAGTPPQGSTPPPPAPRDAKAAAKGDPVNLLIYVDVNCVHCADFEDKYADQIATWLAAGDVNVEYRNVAFLDRGSPTNYSSRGANALACVADAAPASYLPFSKALFAHYPQGEMNNKALAQLAKDNGADVASCIEKGDFRPFVKFTDEAARVDAIAGTPSIFVQGKEWNQTANPDFVAFVNEQIAANK; encoded by the coding sequence ATGGCATCCGATAGCCAGCGGCCGAACAAGGCCGAGCGCACCGCGAGCGCACGCGAGCAGGCGCAGAAAATGCGTGTTGCCCAGGAAGCCGCGGACAAGCGCAAATCACTGTTCATCAAGCTCGGCGTTCTCGTTGCAGTCCTGGCGGTGGTTGCCCTTGTCGCGGGGATCATCTTGCAGAACAACTCGGGCAAGGTCGCCGACGCGGGCAATGCCCCCAAGGGCGGAAACGCCGCCGGCGGCATCACGCTGACCTCGGACAAGACGCTGGCTGATACCTCCGGCATCACGGTCGACGTCACCAAGGCCGGGACTCCTCCGCAAGGCTCGACTCCGCCACCACCTGCACCACGCGACGCCAAGGCCGCGGCCAAGGGCGATCCGGTCAACCTGTTGATCTACGTGGACGTGAACTGCGTGCACTGCGCAGATTTCGAGGACAAGTACGCCGACCAGATCGCCACCTGGCTTGCCGCAGGCGACGTCAATGTGGAATACCGAAACGTTGCCTTCCTCGATCGGGGTTCACCGACAAACTACTCCTCGCGCGGTGCCAACGCACTGGCCTGTGTTGCGGATGCCGCACCGGCTTCCTACCTGCCGTTCTCCAAGGCTTTGTTTGCCCACTACCCGCAGGGAGAGATGAACAACAAGGCCCTGGCCCAGTTGGCCAAGGACAACGGCGCGGATGTCGCCAGCTGCATCGAGAAGGGAGACTTCCGCCCGTTCGTGAAGTTCACCGACGAGGCGGCCCGTGTGGATGCCATTGCAGGCACCCCGAGCATCTTCGTCCAGGGCAAGGAATGGAACCAGACCGCAAACCCTGACTTCGTTGCCTTCGTCAACGAACAGATCGCTGCCAACAAGTAA
- a CDS encoding carbohydrate ABC transporter permease, whose protein sequence is MAPEAPTFVRRTTRSTVTGTGGRTASLFLVPFFTLFAVAIIAPVVYSIVLSFYTQQKSGLGFGEAKTVFVGLENYAQVFASESFVGGILRLGLYCLIYIPLMVGGAIVFALLLDATVAKARKLFQLLVFLPHAVPGVIAALIWAYLYTPGISPLVQALESGGIQINFLDANMVLPAIVNIGVWEWTGYNVIIIFTALQAVPREVLEAARVDGAGDIRIAMGIKMPMILPALSVIMLFTIIGTLQLFTEPTILAKATPSITSSWVPNMWAYDAAFIRHDLNQAAAASIIIAGLAALLSLLVTRLSSRMNKS, encoded by the coding sequence ATGGCCCCCGAGGCCCCCACGTTCGTTCGGCGCACGACGCGCTCCACGGTCACAGGCACAGGCGGCAGGACCGCTTCGCTGTTCCTGGTCCCGTTCTTCACCTTGTTCGCGGTCGCCATCATCGCGCCGGTCGTCTATTCGATAGTGCTCAGCTTCTACACGCAGCAGAAGTCGGGCCTGGGCTTCGGCGAGGCCAAGACGGTCTTCGTCGGGTTGGAAAACTACGCACAGGTTTTCGCCTCGGAGTCATTCGTCGGGGGCATTCTCCGGCTGGGTCTCTACTGCCTGATCTATATCCCGCTCATGGTGGGCGGGGCCATCGTCTTTGCGCTGCTGCTTGACGCGACGGTGGCAAAGGCCCGCAAGCTCTTCCAGCTGCTGGTGTTCCTGCCGCACGCGGTGCCCGGAGTCATCGCCGCGCTGATCTGGGCCTACCTTTACACCCCGGGCATCAGCCCGCTGGTCCAGGCTCTGGAAAGCGGTGGCATCCAGATCAACTTCCTGGATGCGAATATGGTGCTTCCCGCGATCGTGAACATCGGGGTATGGGAATGGACCGGCTACAACGTCATCATCATCTTCACCGCCCTGCAGGCGGTTCCGCGCGAGGTGCTGGAGGCCGCCCGGGTGGACGGCGCCGGGGACATCCGCATTGCCATGGGCATCAAGATGCCCATGATCCTGCCGGCACTGAGCGTGATCATGCTCTTCACCATCATCGGCACCCTGCAGCTGTTCACCGAACCAACCATCCTGGCCAAGGCCACACCTTCCATCACCAGCAGCTGGGTCCCCAACATGTGGGCCTATGACGCCGCCTTCATCAGGCACGACCTGAACCAGGCCGCGGCCGCATCGATCATCATTGCCGGGTTGGCAGCCTTGCTGTCGCTACTCGTCACCCGCTTGAGCTCCAGGATGAACAAATCATGA
- a CDS encoding TetR/AcrR family transcriptional regulator codes for MGLTGMAPAVFMREGNAADPRSVRTRQLILAAFERQLENGRVAPTVSSLAQEAGVSRSSFYNHFSGAEIVGVAAFRELLDTIKPSGNENQDKDSSAGTSRVSFEDLFGHLEQHRVLCSAVLTPDTQTPALAELHAILVSHLTEAIAKVGSKPADLDAGRAATFLVGGILSLLLDWLQEPAATASELALLADRMLPDWLKGERLFEAPILVTTVPLVGI; via the coding sequence ATGGGCTTGACTGGCATGGCCCCGGCCGTATTCATGCGCGAAGGGAACGCGGCGGATCCAAGATCGGTCCGAACCCGGCAACTCATACTGGCCGCCTTCGAACGGCAACTCGAAAACGGCCGGGTTGCACCGACGGTGTCATCGCTTGCGCAAGAGGCCGGAGTGAGTCGCAGTTCGTTCTACAACCACTTCTCCGGTGCGGAAATTGTGGGGGTCGCGGCGTTCAGGGAGCTGCTCGACACGATCAAGCCCTCGGGCAATGAAAACCAGGACAAGGATTCGTCGGCCGGGACTTCCCGCGTCAGCTTCGAGGACCTCTTTGGGCACCTCGAGCAACACCGGGTGCTGTGCTCGGCCGTGCTGACGCCAGATACCCAAACCCCCGCGCTGGCCGAACTCCATGCGATATTGGTTTCGCACCTCACGGAGGCCATAGCCAAGGTGGGTTCCAAGCCTGCCGATCTTGATGCGGGCCGTGCGGCGACCTTCCTCGTCGGGGGAATCCTTTCCCTGCTCCTCGACTGGCTGCAAGAGCCCGCAGCGACGGCCTCGGAGTTGGCGCTACTCGCCGATCGAATGCTGCCGGACTGGCTCAAGGGGGAGAGGCTGTTTGAAGCCCCGATCCTGGTAACCACGGTTCCTCTGGTGGGAATCTGA
- a CDS encoding alpha/beta hydrolase fold domain-containing protein, translating into MSAMDRFDPEILTLFTAATATQAPEAKLPERGDALGLREVIDSGLANIPRPSAPGIESSSHLVGTSDGSLIELRWYSATEDKRTDRPAVVYFHGGGRIGGKIDHYDGVVRHYVQETNVPMLLVDYRLAPEHTGTTAPEDGICAVEWLIEHADELRIDTDRIAVMGDSGGGGVAAGTAILARDRGIAIARQILIYPMLDDRNTKADPTLEGLVAWNHDTNWTGWNAVLGDAIGSGGVSPVTAPGRLNDFSGIPRAYIEVGDLDIFRDESIAYARGLYDAGIPCDLNVNAGVMHGHDLMSFDMELTRRTLAGRFRAIEAL; encoded by the coding sequence ATGTCAGCAATGGATAGGTTCGATCCGGAAATACTGACGCTCTTCACGGCGGCAACAGCGACCCAAGCACCCGAAGCCAAGCTCCCCGAACGGGGCGACGCGTTGGGGCTGCGAGAGGTAATCGACTCCGGCCTGGCCAACATTCCCCGCCCATCCGCGCCCGGGATTGAATCCAGTTCCCACTTGGTGGGGACTTCCGATGGCTCCCTGATCGAGTTGCGTTGGTACTCCGCCACCGAGGATAAAAGAACCGACCGACCTGCGGTGGTGTACTTCCACGGAGGAGGACGGATCGGCGGCAAGATCGATCACTACGATGGCGTTGTCCGGCACTACGTCCAGGAAACCAACGTTCCGATGCTGTTGGTCGACTATCGTCTGGCGCCGGAACACACCGGCACAACGGCCCCGGAAGACGGGATCTGCGCCGTCGAATGGCTCATCGAGCATGCCGACGAGCTTCGGATAGACACAGATCGAATCGCGGTCATGGGCGATAGCGGCGGAGGTGGAGTGGCGGCGGGAACGGCGATTCTGGCGAGGGATCGAGGCATCGCCATCGCACGACAAATCCTCATCTATCCGATGCTCGATGACCGCAACACCAAGGCCGACCCGACCTTGGAGGGCTTGGTCGCCTGGAACCACGACACGAACTGGACAGGCTGGAACGCCGTCCTAGGCGACGCCATTGGAAGTGGTGGGGTTTCCCCCGTCACGGCACCGGGACGCCTGAACGACTTCTCCGGCATTCCCCGCGCATACATCGAAGTCGGGGACCTCGACATCTTCAGGGACGAGTCGATTGCATATGCGAGGGGACTCTACGACGCCGGCATTCCATGCGACTTGAACGTGAATGCCGGGGTGATGCACGGGCATGACCTCATGAGCTTCGACATGGAGCTGACACGGCGCACTCTCGCCGGTCGGTTCAGGGCCATCGAGGCCCTGTAG
- a CDS encoding toxic anion resistance protein: MRLRSQGAAIHKNAARTTIDHTKLQQAFDNVFQSIDEIDRIKTEATQPMKLTVQVLEGQVSRERRQLERNHASDAATMHTQRG; this comes from the coding sequence GTGCGCCTCCGCTCCCAAGGCGCTGCCATTCACAAGAATGCTGCCCGAACCACGATCGACCACACCAAGTTGCAGCAAGCATTCGACAACGTATTCCAGTCCATCGATGAGATCGACAGGATTAAGACGGAAGCAACACAGCCGATGAAACTGACCGTGCAGGTTCTTGAGGGGCAAGTAAGTCGCGAGCGACGTCAGCTTGAGCGAAATCACGCCTCTGACGCAGCCACGATGCACACACAAAGGGGGTAA
- a CDS encoding substrate-binding domain-containing protein yields the protein MMSEERQNRILRELALRGSLNAADFARSLGISGMTVRRDLALLEEQGALQRVHGGAIAIAERFGDSGGRAQRNVGRNGNNSGAVSQGVKANPHVPGQRPLATIGMVVPTSKYYFPGVIRGAEAAASELGVRLVLGVSNYSPAEEQRQIQRLLKSGVDGLLVTPSGERLAGTPTLDLLASAEVPIVVVERSIGDVLDAGRLESVQSDHVRGAEIAVAHLLSLGHRKIALCTRKDSPTASHIEEGYRLSTRHAGLPDDANLTAITYDTNDPEKLRQQMSGIVERFVKAGATAAIIHNDEDALTFADLCEARGLLIPDDLAVVAYDDEVASLGAVPLSAVAPPKFDVGYHALQMCLNRLGPKRRWDLAVQRVSLSPTLVVRESTAN from the coding sequence ATGATGAGTGAGGAACGACAGAATCGGATCCTTCGCGAGCTGGCCCTGCGGGGATCGCTGAATGCCGCGGATTTCGCGCGCAGTCTGGGGATTTCAGGCATGACGGTCCGACGCGATCTCGCCCTCCTTGAAGAACAGGGGGCGCTGCAGCGCGTTCACGGCGGGGCGATTGCCATTGCGGAACGTTTCGGGGATTCCGGAGGCCGCGCCCAGCGGAATGTTGGCAGGAACGGCAACAACTCGGGGGCGGTTTCCCAGGGCGTGAAGGCCAACCCGCATGTCCCGGGGCAGCGACCGCTTGCCACCATCGGAATGGTCGTTCCTACGTCGAAGTACTACTTCCCAGGAGTTATCCGGGGGGCCGAGGCCGCGGCGTCAGAGCTCGGCGTCAGGCTGGTGCTCGGCGTCTCAAACTACTCGCCGGCCGAAGAGCAACGGCAAATACAACGCCTACTCAAGAGCGGCGTCGATGGGTTGTTGGTGACCCCCAGCGGAGAACGCCTGGCCGGAACACCCACGCTGGACCTGCTGGCCTCGGCGGAAGTTCCGATTGTCGTCGTTGAACGATCGATTGGCGATGTCCTGGACGCCGGCAGGCTCGAATCCGTCCAGAGCGACCATGTGCGCGGGGCGGAGATCGCCGTGGCACACCTGCTGTCGCTGGGGCATCGAAAAATTGCGCTGTGCACCCGCAAGGACAGCCCCACGGCATCGCATATCGAGGAGGGCTACCGCCTGTCCACGCGCCATGCAGGGCTGCCGGACGATGCCAACCTGACGGCCATCACGTACGACACCAATGACCCCGAGAAGCTCCGTCAGCAGATGAGCGGCATTGTCGAGCGGTTCGTGAAGGCCGGTGCCACCGCGGCCATCATCCACAACGACGAGGACGCGCTCACGTTTGCCGACTTGTGTGAAGCGCGAGGGCTCCTCATTCCCGACGATCTCGCGGTGGTGGCCTACGACGACGAGGTTGCGTCCTTGGGTGCGGTGCCCCTGAGTGCAGTGGCGCCGCCAAAGTTCGATGTCGGATACCACGCCCTGCAAATGTGTTTGAACCGTTTGGGACCCAAGCGTCGGTGGGACCTGGCCGTGCAGCGGGTCAGCCTGTCGCCGACGCTGGTCGTCAGGGAATCAACGGCCAATTAG
- a CDS encoding ABC transporter substrate-binding protein encodes MKRRKLLIGVAGLASSVMLLAACGSASGPSTAPVPTGDPAGSITFWSSLVGMDLVAEAFNKSQDKITVNFETIPQGASGGYAKLSTAITAGNGPDVATIEYPQLPLFVSNGQVQPLNGLIDEAETVDKLATEIRGQIEFGDKIYGLPYDAAPMVMYYRQDMLKKAGVEVPKTWAEFEEAGKKLKKVAPDSYLASFNPNEVAATAGLAWQAGGSWFDVADDSWKIGINDAATKKVADFWQKLIDDDLVKVSQAYSDEWSLDLSNGTVAGVVGANWSATGLQKRTEASGQKGKWIAAQLPNWDAPAGAFYGGSSFNITKSSKNPAAAAEFIKYLTTNPEAIKARGNTGSAFLAFPGLTPVAQEAFDASYFGNDIYGVFESAYKTVLPDWQWGPNWDVTNTALKDAYGKLSTGGTIGEAVDTAQTATVDGLKQSGLSIAE; translated from the coding sequence ATGAAGCGTCGCAAACTGCTCATCGGGGTAGCCGGTCTGGCCAGCAGCGTCATGTTGCTTGCAGCCTGTGGATCGGCTTCCGGTCCGTCCACTGCACCCGTTCCAACAGGGGATCCCGCGGGATCCATTACCTTCTGGTCGTCGCTGGTCGGCATGGACCTGGTGGCCGAGGCCTTCAACAAGAGCCAAGACAAGATCACCGTCAACTTCGAGACCATCCCCCAAGGTGCCAGCGGCGGATACGCCAAGCTGTCCACCGCAATCACGGCCGGCAACGGCCCCGATGTCGCGACCATCGAGTACCCGCAGCTGCCGCTGTTCGTCAGCAACGGCCAAGTCCAACCGTTGAACGGCCTGATCGACGAGGCCGAAACCGTCGACAAGCTGGCCACCGAAATTCGCGGCCAGATCGAATTCGGCGACAAGATCTACGGCCTGCCCTACGATGCGGCCCCCATGGTCATGTACTACCGCCAGGACATGCTCAAAAAGGCCGGCGTCGAGGTTCCCAAGACCTGGGCGGAATTCGAGGAGGCCGGCAAGAAACTCAAGAAGGTCGCCCCCGATTCCTACCTGGCAAGCTTCAACCCGAACGAAGTTGCAGCGACCGCGGGCCTTGCTTGGCAGGCAGGCGGCAGCTGGTTCGATGTCGCAGACGACAGCTGGAAGATTGGCATCAACGATGCCGCCACCAAGAAGGTTGCAGACTTCTGGCAGAAGCTGATCGACGACGACCTCGTCAAGGTTTCGCAGGCCTACAGCGATGAATGGAGCCTCGACCTTTCCAACGGAACCGTGGCCGGCGTCGTTGGCGCCAACTGGAGCGCCACCGGCCTCCAGAAGCGCACCGAGGCCAGCGGCCAAAAGGGCAAGTGGATTGCCGCGCAGCTGCCCAACTGGGATGCACCGGCCGGTGCCTTCTACGGCGGATCCAGCTTCAATATCACCAAAAGCAGCAAGAACCCTGCCGCCGCGGCCGAGTTCATCAAGTACCTGACCACCAACCCGGAAGCCATTAAGGCCCGCGGCAACACCGGATCTGCATTCCTGGCATTCCCCGGCCTGACCCCGGTGGCGCAGGAGGCGTTCGACGCCAGCTACTTCGGCAACGACATTTACGGGGTCTTCGAGTCCGCTTACAAGACGGTCTTGCCGGACTGGCAGTGGGGCCCGAACTGGGATGTCACCAACACCGCACTGAAGGACGCCTACGGGAAGCTCAGCACCGGGGGAACCATCGGCGAAGCAGTCGACACCGCGCAAACCGCGACGGTTGACGGGCTGAAGCAAAGCGGCCTGTCCATCGCAGAGTAG